The genomic segment GAATAATATCCTTGGCCTGAATGCCCTGATCTAATAACAGATTATAGACATCAAATAGGGCCTCCAAAGGTTCAGGATAAGCAGATTCAGGTGCCAGAGGATAATCAATATGCAGTACTTGCATCTGGGTGCGAGCGGCAATCTGGGTCATAAAGGCACGATGGGTATTTAAGGAACCGAGATAAAAAGCACCGCCATGAATATGAAAAATCAGCTGGCTGGATTCCTGTTGCGGCTTGATTTCCTCGGCATGTATACCCGCCAGTCGGAGTGAACGGATTTGTACGGACTTATCTTGCGGAAAAATCTTGCACATCTGCTCCAGTGCGACCCGCAAGGAGCTTGGAGGAAGATTGAACCGACTAGGCGCACGGATGGTCGCTTTTAAAAGACTTTCTGTAATTAATTGTTTCGTCACGGGGCTCATCTTCATCTTCTTTCCATCTTTTTCTGCTTTTATTGATTATGTGGATTATTTACCAACAATGTTTACAAGGTTACACTAAATAGTCACAGGTAAAAATTGCAAAAATGTTGTGACTTTTTAATACTACATCGGTCTATCTCAGACTAGGGAAATGAAGAAAAATGAAAAAAATTACGCTAATGTTAGGACTACTCGGCTTATCTGCGCTGGCCAATGCTGCAGATCCTTTAAATGGTACCGTTTGGAAAACGATTGACGACGAAACCAAACAACCAAAGGCTATAGTAAAATTTACTGAGCAAAAAAATGGGACATTATCTGCAAGCATCCAATCGGTATTAACACCGGGTGAAGAAAATGCTTGTACAAAATGTGAAGGTCCGTATCACAATAAATCGCTGAAAGGTTTAACGATTGTGAAAGGCCTGAAAAATACAGGCGGAACCAGCTATGACAGTGGTTCGATCCTAGATCCAAAATCTGGTAAAACTTATAAGCTGAAAGGCAACCTGACAGATGGTGGCAAGAAGCTTGAGCTGCGCGGTTATATCGGCGTGTCTGCTTTAGGTCGTAACCAAACCTGGATTCGTGCCAAATAATAGATCATGACCGTTCTCTAAAAACTACCATAAAAAAGCCTGACAGAAGTCAGGCTTTTTTTATTCTTCCAGATCATCTGGGATGATTAGTCTTTTAGCTTTTGATAAGCGGCTTCGTCAAAACCAGCGATAAAACCAGTTGCAGTCTGTAATACCGGACGTTTGATCAGGCTGGTATGAGTAGTTAAGGCGGTAATCAGATTATCTTCACTGGCAAGGGCATTTTCCTGCTCTTCAATAGTAAGTTTACGCCAGGTGGTGCCTTTCTTATTCAGTACCACATCTTGACCTAAAGCATCTAGCCAGGTTTTAACAGTATCCGCGTCAATTCCCTGTTTTTTATAATCATGAAATTCGTAAGCCAATCCCAGTTCATCAAGTAAATCAAAAGCTTTTTTCATCGAATTGCAGTTTTTAATGCCATAAATCTTGAGCATGCTCGCTGTATCCCAAACAGTTTATTTATTGATGGCTTAGCTTAGCTGAATTTATGCCGATCGCCTATGTGTTTCCAAGAAGCTTGTTTTTAAGCAATATTTAAAAGACATGTCATTCGATTGACATCGTTTAAGAGCAGAATGGGTATTAAAAAGTAAATGGTAAAGTTTAAGAATAAGAAAAAAATGAAGGTACTGAAATGAGAAAACCCGCATCTAATCATCCTGATTATGCGGGTCTCAATACAACGTCCGTTGTCACATCCATGAAAAACAAGCTAAATCTGATAGTTTGTTTTATTTTCTTCCTACGGCGTCCTGTCCTTATAGTGTCATCCTGACATATCCCTGTGCCGTGTGAGTATCATGCGCTGTTAGGGTCTGAAGATAAACCTGAAAATACGTCATGTAGTGTAGGTAATAAACCTTAATTGAGTGAACGAATGTTCACTCAATCTTTCGGTCAGTTTTAGATTTTATAGTCAATAATCACGGGTGCATGGTCACTAAACCATTCATCTTTATAGACCCAGGCATTTACAGTACGGTCTTTCCAGTCCGGTGAGCAGGCCTGATAGTCAATCCGCCAGCCCACGTTCTTGGCGCGGGCTTGACCACGATTCGACCACCAGGAATATAGCTCGGCTTCTTTACGGACTTCGCGGAACGTATCGACATAACCCAGTTCATCATAGATATGATCCAACCATGCACGTTCATGCGGCAAGCAGCCCGATGCTTTCTGGTTACCAGACCAGTTTTTAATATCGATACGTTTATGCACGATATTGTAATCACCACAGACAATGATGGATTTGTCTTCATCGCGCCATTGTTTCAGGATCTTTTTATACTCTTCCAGAAAGTGATCTTTACGTGCCTGCGCTTCATCGCCCGAAGAACCTGAAGGTAAATACAGCGAACAGATATGTGCTGTTTTTTCTAGACCCAAGTCAAATTCTGCCGAGATAAAGCGACCTTGAGAATCGGCCAGTTCAAAACCCAAACCATCGGTAATGGAAACGAAAGGCAGACGGCTGTAAATCGCTGTACCCGCGTAACCTGGACGCTCGGCAGGGAACAGGTGGGTATACCAGCCTTCAGGCTTAAATTTATCAGTCCACTGCGCATGGGTAATCCGGCTTTCCTGCATGCAGATCACATCGGCATCAGACTGTTCGATCCACTCTAGCAAGCCCTTGCTGACAGAGGAACGTAAACCGTTGACATTAATTGAAACGACACGAAGAATTTTTTGATCACCTGGATAGCTACTCTTTGGTATCATGCGCAAGTCTTACCCTTAATTAATGGATTTAGGAGCACCTCATGTCAACGCCAGCTCAGTTTAACCCGCA from the Acinetobacter sp. YWS30-1 genome contains:
- a CDS encoding DUF2147 domain-containing protein, whose product is MKKITLMLGLLGLSALANAADPLNGTVWKTIDDETKQPKAIVKFTEQKNGTLSASIQSVLTPGEENACTKCEGPYHNKSLKGLTIVKGLKNTGGTSYDSGSILDPKSGKTYKLKGNLTDGGKKLELRGYIGVSALGRNQTWIRAK
- a CDS encoding Spx/MgsR family RNA polymerase-binding regulatory protein gives rise to the protein MLKIYGIKNCNSMKKAFDLLDELGLAYEFHDYKKQGIDADTVKTWLDALGQDVVLNKKGTTWRKLTIEEQENALASEDNLITALTTHTSLIKRPVLQTATGFIAGFDEAAYQKLKD
- a CDS encoding exodeoxyribonuclease III; translation: MIPKSSYPGDQKILRVVSINVNGLRSSVSKGLLEWIEQSDADVICMQESRITHAQWTDKFKPEGWYTHLFPAERPGYAGTAIYSRLPFVSITDGLGFELADSQGRFISAEFDLGLEKTAHICSLYLPSGSSGDEAQARKDHFLEEYKKILKQWRDEDKSIIVCGDYNIVHKRIDIKNWSGNQKASGCLPHERAWLDHIYDELGYVDTFREVRKEAELYSWWSNRGQARAKNVGWRIDYQACSPDWKDRTVNAWVYKDEWFSDHAPVIIDYKI